A DNA window from Ornithobacterium rhinotracheale DSM 15997 contains the following coding sequences:
- a CDS encoding YceD family protein has protein sequence MDKMKNYDVQFSGLKEGEHQFKFEIKQSFFDLFTFEQEFQKPNIQVDLNLIKKSTFLELQFKLNGEVELICDITNEPYTQPIDGEMEIVVKFGEEFDDSDDEVLILPHGEYKVNVAQLIFELTLLSIPLKHINPDVDSEEMIEALDLLDQYAPEDDDYEDFDEEVDDEEEDIDPRWNKLKDLLE, from the coding sequence ATGGACAAAATGAAGAATTACGATGTTCAATTCTCTGGTTTAAAAGAGGGTGAGCATCAATTTAAGTTTGAAATAAAACAATCGTTCTTTGATTTATTTACTTTTGAACAAGAATTTCAAAAGCCAAATATTCAAGTAGATTTAAATTTAATTAAAAAATCTACATTTTTAGAATTACAATTTAAGCTCAATGGCGAAGTAGAGTTAATCTGCGACATTACCAACGAGCCATACACACAGCCAATTGATGGCGAAATGGAAATTGTAGTGAAATTTGGCGAAGAGTTCGATGATTCAGACGACGAAGTTTTGATTCTTCCGCATGGAGAATACAAAGTAAATGTAGCTCAATTAATATTTGAACTTACATTGCTTAGCATTCCGCTTAAACACATTAATCCAGATGTAGATTCTGAGGAAATGATAGAAGCACTCGATTTGCTAGACCAGTATGCTCCAGAGGACGATGATTACGAAGACTTTGATGAAGAAGTAGATGATGAAGAGGAAGATATTGACCCTAGATGGAATAAATTAAAAGATTTACTAGAATAA